A window from Phaeocystidibacter marisrubri encodes these proteins:
- a CDS encoding FAD-dependent oxidoreductase, whose amino-acid sequence MKNATIAGAGLVGSLWAVYLAKRGYKVDIYESRTDLRKANLSAGKSINLALSDRGWKALEKVGLGDEIRKVAIPMYGRMIHALDGSLTHQPYSVNGDAIWSVSRGGLNCVLMDLAEAQGNVDIHFNHKCTGVDLETGSATFSERNSGEKVMTEPGLLFGTDGAFSAVRKAMQRTDRFNYQQEYIEHGYKELSIHPNEDGTHKIEKNALHIWPRGEFMLIALPNLDGSFTCTLFHPYGGEVGFDALDTDEKVVDFFKSTFPDAYELMPHLLDDWHENPTSSLVIIRCFPWTKNGKVALLGDASHAIVPFYGQGMNAGFEDCTIFEKFLEETNEDWPTAMKLYEEERKPNGDAIAELAMRNFVEMRDLTGDPKFLLQKQIERKFAKLHPGKWMPLYAMVTFTDIPYAKANNRGKFQDAIMEEIMAMPNIEDNWDSDEVMSAMLEKLG is encoded by the coding sequence ATGAAAAACGCTACCATTGCCGGCGCTGGTTTAGTAGGCTCTCTTTGGGCTGTATACTTGGCAAAAAGAGGATATAAAGTAGATATCTACGAAAGTCGAACTGACCTTAGAAAAGCGAACCTTTCCGCTGGTAAATCCATCAACCTCGCTCTTAGTGATAGAGGCTGGAAAGCCCTTGAGAAAGTAGGTTTGGGAGATGAAATCCGCAAGGTGGCTATACCGATGTATGGCCGAATGATTCACGCCCTAGATGGTAGTTTAACACATCAACCCTACAGCGTAAACGGCGATGCGATTTGGAGCGTCTCTCGCGGAGGATTGAACTGTGTATTGATGGATCTTGCGGAAGCTCAAGGTAACGTTGATATCCACTTTAACCACAAATGCACTGGGGTAGATTTGGAAACGGGATCTGCTACTTTTTCAGAAAGAAATTCTGGAGAGAAAGTAATGACCGAACCCGGTCTGCTCTTTGGTACGGATGGCGCATTCTCTGCGGTTCGTAAAGCCATGCAGCGTACGGATCGCTTCAACTACCAGCAAGAATACATTGAGCACGGATACAAGGAGCTCAGCATTCATCCGAATGAAGATGGAACGCATAAGATTGAAAAGAATGCGCTTCACATTTGGCCAAGAGGAGAGTTCATGCTCATCGCCCTTCCGAACTTAGATGGAAGCTTTACTTGTACGCTCTTCCACCCCTACGGCGGCGAAGTGGGCTTTGATGCACTAGACACCGACGAGAAGGTGGTAGATTTCTTTAAGTCAACCTTCCCTGACGCGTATGAACTCATGCCACATTTGTTAGACGATTGGCACGAGAACCCAACGAGTTCATTGGTGATTATTCGCTGTTTCCCATGGACGAAGAACGGTAAAGTTGCACTGCTTGGTGATGCATCTCACGCCATCGTGCCATTCTATGGGCAAGGCATGAATGCAGGTTTTGAAGACTGTACCATCTTCGAGAAATTCTTAGAAGAGACCAACGAAGACTGGCCTACTGCGATGAAGCTGTACGAAGAAGAACGCAAGCCAAACGGTGATGCCATTGCTGAACTAGCCATGCGCAACTTCGTTGAAATGCGAGACCTTACAGGCGATCCAAAATTCTTGCTTCAAAAACAGATTGAGCGCAAGTTTGCGAAACTCCACCCTGGAAAGTGGATGCCACTCTACGCCATGGTCACCTTTACCGATATTCCATACGCCAAGGCAAACAACCGTGGAAAATTCCAAGATGCGATCATGGAGGAAATCATGGCCATGCCGAATATTGAAGACAACTGGGATAGCGACGAAGTAATGTCGGCTATGCTAGAAAAGCTCGGATAA
- the kynU gene encoding kynureninase: MKFTKEYALEADAQDRLSPLRKEFRIPQHKGEDVMYFTGNSLGLQPVKAKQYIEEELEDWANLGVEGHEHARRPWMPYHENFTKSLARIVGAEESEVVSVGTLTNNLHLLMVSFYRPTKNRYKILCEAKAFPSDQYALASQARFHGYEPKDAIIEVAPREGEHTIREEDFLQVIEEHGESIAMMMVGGVNYYTGQVFDMGKLTSAAQKKGIVVGWDLAHGVGNIELKLHDWNVDFAAWCTYKYLNSGPGSIAGLFVHKRHHGLSDIPRFEGWWGHDKSTRFAMPDQFVPIPTAEAWQLSNAPVFAMAAQRASLDLYDKVELAELRAKGRKLSQYLRFVLAEVSAQTGQPIEVITPSGESESGCQVSTLFPGQGKDLFNRLLAKGVIADWREPHVIRLAPVPMYNSFTDIYRFGETLLAELKNA, encoded by the coding sequence ATGAAATTCACGAAAGAATACGCACTTGAAGCTGATGCTCAAGACCGTTTGAGCCCATTGAGAAAAGAATTCCGAATTCCTCAACACAAAGGAGAAGACGTGATGTATTTCACAGGCAACAGCCTTGGTCTTCAACCCGTTAAAGCCAAGCAATACATAGAGGAGGAGCTGGAAGATTGGGCAAACTTAGGCGTTGAAGGTCATGAACACGCTCGCCGACCTTGGATGCCTTACCACGAAAACTTCACAAAATCCCTCGCGCGCATCGTTGGGGCTGAAGAATCAGAAGTGGTTTCAGTTGGAACACTGACCAATAACCTACACCTCTTGATGGTGAGTTTCTATCGCCCTACTAAAAATCGATACAAGATCCTTTGTGAAGCCAAGGCTTTTCCTTCAGATCAATACGCCCTTGCCAGTCAGGCGCGCTTCCATGGCTACGAGCCCAAAGATGCCATCATTGAAGTTGCTCCTCGAGAAGGCGAGCACACCATTCGAGAAGAGGATTTCCTTCAAGTTATAGAAGAACACGGTGAATCCATCGCAATGATGATGGTAGGCGGTGTTAACTATTACACTGGACAGGTGTTCGACATGGGCAAACTCACCTCTGCAGCTCAAAAGAAAGGCATCGTTGTAGGATGGGACCTCGCTCATGGAGTGGGGAACATCGAACTCAAACTTCACGATTGGAATGTGGATTTTGCCGCTTGGTGTACCTACAAATATTTGAATTCTGGTCCAGGTTCTATAGCCGGACTCTTTGTTCACAAGCGCCACCATGGCTTAAGCGATATTCCTCGTTTTGAAGGATGGTGGGGTCATGACAAATCGACCCGCTTTGCCATGCCCGATCAATTTGTTCCCATTCCAACAGCGGAAGCTTGGCAACTGAGTAATGCTCCAGTGTTTGCCATGGCTGCTCAACGTGCATCTTTGGATTTATACGACAAAGTAGAGCTCGCCGAACTCCGTGCTAAAGGAAGAAAATTGAGTCAGTACTTGCGCTTTGTGCTCGCCGAAGTATCGGCACAAACTGGACAGCCAATTGAGGTGATTACACCTAGCGGAGAATCTGAAAGCGGTTGCCAAGTGAGCACGCTTTTCCCCGGCCAAGGCAAGGATTTATTTAATCGCCTTCTCGCTAAAGGAGTTATTGCCGATTGGCGCGAACCACATGTAATTCGCTTAGCTCCAGTTCCCATGTACAACTCGTTCACCGATATCTATCGCTTTGGCGAAACCCTTCTCGCTGAATTGAAAAACGCATAA
- a CDS encoding SprT-like domain-containing protein has translation MRPRKTKLGDFRPNLRGGPHQLTVNGDLPPSHFLLTLVHEIAHMKTHETFGLKVNPHGKEWQNTFAKCMEPIMEAKIYAPEIEAEVRRYLSKPKASCSADTRLLRALRAENEHSSPLLTLEEIEEGALFVLPGRKPMKRGKKRRTRYLCEELDSGRTFAVHPLAEVQLLKLKDERDFL, from the coding sequence GTGCGACCTCGAAAGACCAAGCTCGGAGATTTTCGCCCCAACCTCCGTGGAGGCCCTCATCAACTCACGGTGAATGGCGACCTCCCTCCTTCTCATTTCCTACTCACTTTGGTGCATGAAATTGCTCACATGAAAACCCATGAAACCTTTGGCTTGAAGGTTAATCCGCATGGAAAAGAGTGGCAAAACACCTTTGCTAAGTGCATGGAACCCATCATGGAAGCAAAAATTTACGCTCCAGAAATTGAGGCAGAAGTAAGGCGATATCTTTCCAAACCCAAGGCGAGCTGTTCGGCCGACACCCGTCTACTTCGCGCTCTACGCGCAGAGAACGAGCATTCTTCACCTCTGTTAACACTTGAAGAAATTGAAGAAGGAGCCCTCTTTGTCCTGCCGGGAAGAAAGCCCATGAAACGCGGTAAAAAGAGAAGAACACGATATCTATGTGAAGAGCTCGATTCAGGTCGTACCTTTGCCGTCCATCCATTGGCAGAAGTTCAACTCCTGAAATTGAAAGATGAAAGAGATTTTCTCTAA
- a CDS encoding 5-(carboxyamino)imidazole ribonucleotide synthase, with product MKEIFSNPSFKLGVLGGGQLGKMMLAETRRYDIYTVVMDPAADAPSRLASNEFVCGSLMDYNTVLDFGRGLDVLTIEIEHVNVDALEVLEGEGVKVFPQPRALRIIQNKAVQKQFYKDHQLPTSDFFTFENAEELHEGLKKGNWKPPFVWKAATGGYDGFGVNIVRTEADIQNLPNQAGLVEAFVPFEKEIAVIVARNENGEVVSYPVVEMEFHPTANQVEYVLCPAHISPEAAEKAKELAEKTIAAYDLVGLLAVEMFLAKDGNIYINEVAPRTHNSGHLTIESNFTSQFEQHVRAVTNMPLGSTDLRIPAVMANLVGDKGYSGPVKYEGYRDLLAMRGVYIHLYGKSSTRPFRKMGHVTATHTDRAEARAAAEKAKDAIRVQSR from the coding sequence ATGAAAGAGATTTTCTCTAACCCAAGTTTTAAACTCGGTGTACTAGGCGGCGGTCAGCTCGGAAAAATGATGCTAGCCGAAACGCGCAGATACGATATCTACACAGTGGTGATGGATCCAGCGGCAGACGCACCATCCCGACTCGCTTCCAACGAATTTGTTTGCGGTTCACTTATGGATTACAACACTGTCCTCGACTTTGGTCGCGGATTGGATGTTCTCACCATTGAAATTGAACATGTAAATGTTGATGCCCTAGAGGTTCTTGAAGGTGAAGGTGTGAAAGTCTTCCCGCAACCAAGGGCACTCCGCATTATCCAAAACAAGGCCGTTCAGAAGCAATTCTATAAGGATCATCAACTTCCCACTTCTGATTTCTTCACGTTTGAAAACGCGGAAGAATTGCACGAAGGATTGAAGAAGGGCAACTGGAAACCACCTTTTGTTTGGAAGGCTGCTACTGGTGGTTACGACGGATTCGGCGTGAATATCGTTCGCACCGAAGCAGACATTCAAAACCTTCCAAACCAAGCCGGACTAGTAGAGGCCTTTGTTCCCTTTGAAAAGGAAATTGCGGTGATTGTTGCTAGAAATGAAAACGGTGAAGTGGTTTCATATCCGGTTGTAGAAATGGAATTCCACCCTACAGCTAATCAAGTGGAATACGTTCTCTGTCCAGCTCATATTTCACCAGAGGCTGCAGAAAAGGCTAAAGAATTAGCAGAAAAAACCATCGCGGCGTATGATCTTGTCGGCCTTCTTGCCGTAGAGATGTTCTTGGCCAAGGACGGCAATATCTATATCAACGAAGTAGCTCCACGTACACACAACAGTGGCCACCTGACTATTGAATCGAACTTCACTTCTCAGTTTGAACAACACGTAAGAGCGGTGACCAATATGCCGTTGGGTTCAACTGATCTTCGCATTCCTGCTGTGATGGCCAACTTGGTAGGCGACAAAGGGTACAGCGGCCCCGTGAAATACGAAGGCTACCGTGATTTGCTTGCTATGAGAGGCGTTTACATCCACTTGTACGGCAAGAGTTCTACTCGTCCTTTCCGCAAAATGGGGCACGTTACGGCCACACACACCGACCGAGCTGAGGCACGTGCCGCTGCCGAAAAGGCAAAGGACGCCATCCGTGTACAAAGTAGATAA
- a CDS encoding ABC transporter ATP-binding protein: MIEVNGLKKGFNGTEVLKGIDVVFEPGKTNLIIGRSGSGKTVFLKSVLGLYDIDAGSIRYDGRDVAELSKDERKLLRQEIGMVFQGGALFDSQTVLENVMFPLNFFAEMSDSEKKDRADFCLSRVQLENAHQRFPAEISGGMQKRVAIARAIAMNPKYLFCDEPNSGLDPETAIVIDNLIQEITEEYNITTVVNTHDMNSVLEIGDHIILLKEGYKVWEGNKDEILHSDERDVLDFVFTSELFKKVRAAQVK; the protein is encoded by the coding sequence ATGATTGAAGTTAACGGATTAAAGAAGGGATTTAACGGAACCGAGGTACTGAAAGGCATCGACGTTGTTTTTGAACCGGGAAAAACCAATTTGATTATTGGTAGATCGGGTTCGGGAAAAACCGTTTTTCTAAAGAGTGTTTTGGGCCTGTATGATATTGATGCAGGTTCAATAAGATACGATGGAAGAGACGTAGCCGAATTGTCGAAGGACGAAAGGAAGCTCCTCCGACAAGAGATTGGAATGGTGTTTCAGGGAGGCGCTTTGTTCGACTCTCAAACGGTTCTAGAAAACGTGATGTTTCCGCTCAATTTCTTTGCAGAGATGAGTGATAGCGAAAAGAAAGACAGAGCTGATTTCTGTTTGTCTCGTGTCCAATTGGAGAATGCACATCAACGCTTTCCAGCAGAGATTTCTGGGGGAATGCAAAAGCGCGTTGCCATTGCTCGTGCCATTGCCATGAATCCAAAGTATCTCTTTTGTGATGAGCCGAATAGTGGATTGGATCCAGAAACGGCCATTGTGATTGATAACCTCATTCAAGAGATCACCGAAGAGTACAACATTACTACAGTGGTGAATACCCACGATATGAACTCCGTTTTGGAAATTGGAGATCACATCATTCTTTTGAAAGAAGGGTATAAGGTGTGGGAAGGAAACAAAGACGAAATCTTACACAGTGATGAGAGAGATGTGCTCGATTTCGTCTTTACTTCAGAGCTCTTCAAAAAAGTAAGAGCGGCTCAGGTGAAATAA
- a CDS encoding LytR/AlgR family response regulator transcription factor: MLKALIIDDEANSRAALKGKLELFCPDINPISEAGDIESALKEVIANKPDVMFLDVKLAGETGFELLERIHQEEITWNGEVIFTTAHDEFALKAIKFSALDYLLKPIDPEELVKAVRKVQQVSNEVPSGNISVLLENFRSAAESPKKIVIPSSDGMHIIKVSDILRCESSSNYTQFVLKTGKNLLASKTLKEFDNMLTDHNFERIHKSHLVNMNYVKRYVQSDGGYVIMEDDSKIPVANRKKEHLMALLKAL, encoded by the coding sequence ATGCTTAAAGCACTAATAATCGACGACGAAGCAAACAGCCGTGCAGCCCTCAAAGGCAAGCTCGAGCTATTTTGCCCAGATATCAATCCTATTTCTGAAGCGGGAGATATTGAATCTGCTCTAAAAGAAGTGATCGCCAACAAGCCAGACGTCATGTTTCTTGATGTAAAGCTGGCAGGCGAAACGGGTTTTGAGCTACTTGAGCGAATCCATCAGGAAGAAATTACTTGGAACGGAGAGGTGATATTCACCACTGCTCATGATGAATTCGCCCTAAAAGCGATCAAGTTCTCAGCGTTGGATTACTTATTGAAGCCCATCGATCCAGAGGAATTGGTAAAGGCTGTTCGAAAAGTTCAACAAGTGAGTAACGAAGTGCCCAGTGGGAACATTTCTGTATTGCTAGAAAACTTCCGCTCGGCTGCGGAATCGCCAAAGAAGATTGTTATTCCAAGTTCAGACGGAATGCACATCATCAAAGTGAGCGATATTCTGCGTTGCGAATCGTCGAGCAACTACACGCAGTTTGTGTTGAAAACGGGCAAGAACTTGTTGGCCAGTAAAACACTCAAGGAATTCGATAACATGCTTACTGACCACAACTTTGAGCGCATCCACAAAAGCCACCTAGTGAACATGAACTACGTGAAGCGCTACGTTCAATCCGACGGTGGATATGTGATAATGGAAGACGACTCTAAGATTCCTGTCGCCAATAGAAAGAAAGAACACTTAATGGCTTTGTTGAAAGCGTTGTAA
- the purE gene encoding 5-(carboxyamino)imidazole ribonucleotide mutase, with the protein MIGIIMGSKSDLPVMQEAADMLDELGVKYEITIVSAHRTPERMYEYAKGAHKRGIKAIIAGAGGAAHLPGMVASLTPLPVIGVPVKSRNSIDGWDSVLSILQMPGGVPVATVALDGAKNAGILAAQIVGSADQVILQNLIDYKEGLKNKVLKSAEELENR; encoded by the coding sequence ATGATTGGAATCATCATGGGAAGCAAAAGCGACTTACCTGTTATGCAGGAAGCCGCAGATATGCTCGACGAATTGGGTGTGAAGTACGAAATCACCATCGTATCTGCACACCGCACTCCAGAACGCATGTATGAATATGCCAAAGGCGCGCACAAGCGTGGCATTAAGGCCATTATTGCCGGTGCAGGCGGAGCAGCTCACCTTCCAGGAATGGTTGCTTCCCTTACTCCACTTCCTGTTATCGGTGTTCCAGTAAAATCACGCAACAGTATTGATGGCTGGGACAGTGTTCTTTCCATCCTCCAGATGCCAGGCGGAGTTCCCGTTGCGACCGTAGCGTTAGATGGAGCTAAGAACGCCGGTATCCTCGCCGCTCAAATTGTGGGCAGTGCAGATCAAGTGATCCTTCAGAACCTTATCGACTATAAAGAAGGTTTGAAAAATAAAGTGTTGAAATCGGCGGAAGAATTAGAGAATCGGTAG
- a CDS encoding UbiA prenyltransferase family protein gives MFQRLARSFVYSNFWVGLAVTSLSVVSFLTFRDWNWNYVLLCFTSTIAFYGYARLVESVEVEETPEQHIAAWTLSHRNSIIGISVICTLASIYFWFDLESTPRWAFALASGLSGLYTLPSLFNRRGVRYFAGFKLFYIAAIWTVVTLTIPALISEVEVDLALVLHHLERLLFLIAITIPFDIRDARTDATDMLTLPMWIGVTGARNVALTCVAFVILLQLYPGYNVTGIPWTEVGVYLLTGYLVHRSDEELPDMYFSFVIEGLPIILAVATAIWFGASYISV, from the coding sequence ATGTTTCAACGCCTTGCTCGTAGCTTCGTTTATTCGAATTTCTGGGTGGGATTGGCAGTGACCAGTCTTTCTGTGGTATCCTTTCTAACTTTTCGAGATTGGAATTGGAACTATGTGCTGCTTTGCTTCACCTCTACCATTGCCTTTTACGGCTATGCCAGATTGGTGGAGAGCGTTGAAGTGGAAGAGACTCCAGAACAGCACATCGCCGCATGGACACTCTCTCATCGGAATAGCATCATTGGCATCTCTGTCATTTGCACCCTAGCCAGTATTTACTTTTGGTTTGATTTGGAGAGCACACCTCGATGGGCCTTCGCCTTGGCTAGCGGGTTGAGTGGACTGTACACGCTGCCCAGTCTTTTTAACCGAAGGGGCGTGCGTTATTTTGCAGGATTCAAACTGTTCTACATCGCAGCCATCTGGACAGTGGTTACACTAACCATTCCCGCTTTGATTTCTGAGGTGGAAGTCGATCTTGCCCTCGTTTTACACCACCTGGAAAGATTGCTCTTCTTAATTGCCATCACTATCCCTTTTGATATTCGAGATGCGCGCACTGACGCCACCGATATGTTGACACTTCCCATGTGGATAGGGGTTACTGGAGCTAGAAATGTGGCACTGACATGTGTGGCTTTTGTCATCTTGCTTCAACTTTATCCGGGGTACAATGTTACCGGGATACCGTGGACCGAAGTAGGCGTTTACTTGCTTACTGGTTATTTGGTCCATCGTTCAGATGAAGAACTACCCGACATGTACTTCAGTTTTGTGATTGAAGGATTGCCCATCATCCTCGCCGTCGCAACGGCAATTTGGTTTGGGGCATCGTACATTTCGGTCTAA
- a CDS encoding MlaE family ABC transporter permease, with protein sequence MIQRFFNGIGDYLLLMWRTFRRPESWRESWKAFWREVDLLGLDSIWIVAIISLFMGAVVTIQTALNLDDPFIPSYYVAIAVRESIILEFSPTMVSLILAGKVGSNIASTIGTMRTSEQIDALEVMGINSANYLILPKIAASVFFNPVLLVISVFLGLAGGYLAGNYTGMVIFSDFILGLQMGWNPFYITYAIIKMIVFAFLISSIAGYFGYSVKGGAIEVGRSSTTAVVNASLAIIVFNYILTDLLLN encoded by the coding sequence ATGATCCAGAGATTCTTTAATGGTATTGGAGATTACCTCCTGCTCATGTGGAGAACGTTCCGCAGGCCAGAAAGTTGGCGAGAGAGTTGGAAAGCCTTTTGGCGTGAGGTAGATCTTCTCGGTTTGGATTCCATTTGGATTGTTGCCATCATATCCCTTTTCATGGGAGCGGTTGTAACCATTCAAACGGCTTTGAATTTGGATGATCCATTCATTCCTTCATACTACGTGGCTATTGCGGTGCGTGAATCCATTATTCTAGAATTTTCACCGACCATGGTCAGTTTGATTTTGGCTGGAAAGGTGGGGTCTAACATTGCTTCTACCATTGGAACTATGCGGACTTCAGAGCAAATCGATGCACTGGAAGTGATGGGGATCAATTCAGCGAATTATCTGATTTTGCCCAAAATTGCGGCATCTGTATTTTTTAATCCCGTCTTGCTGGTTATCAGTGTGTTCTTGGGCTTAGCAGGAGGATATCTAGCCGGGAATTATACGGGAATGGTGATCTTTAGCGACTTTATTCTCGGTCTTCAAATGGGCTGGAATCCGTTCTACATTACCTATGCAATCATCAAGATGATTGTGTTTGCGTTCTTGATTTCCTCTATTGCGGGCTACTTTGGGTACTCTGTAAAAGGAGGTGCTATTGAGGTCGGTAGATCGAGCACCACCGCTGTGGTTAATGCGTCTTTGGCCATTATTGTATTCAACTACATTCTCACCGATTTACTCCTGAACTGA